Proteins encoded in a region of the Lepidochelys kempii isolate rLepKem1 chromosome 24, rLepKem1.hap2, whole genome shotgun sequence genome:
- the LOC140902643 gene encoding SLAM family member 9-like, whose product MEGALLRPSFLLLLLLLQPGEYSRAAADESELTGILGGSVTFPLRIPAAQKFKHGAWAVNTSSLATVTAGKPPHVLVFDLSYKGRLRFHDESYSLQITNLRMEDMGSYTVEFSTDKEQFAYREFTLRVSKGQLPPTITCDSVACEEDSCSYTLCCAVRDGRENVTYTWSNAPSSVLSTDSTVHIPQRHQAAHKDVTCTARLPDGNSSRTISPKDFCAEQVPATTIVCDAVTCANGTCNYTLRCVAGERGGRVAYSWTRKASGAVVSTGPILLVSLRPFEALPAVACTARHPASNSSRMVSPKDLCAATPPDQSLASSPSYCLIILLLALGALSAGAIA is encoded by the exons ATGGAAGGGGCTCTTCTTCGACCTTCTTTTCTTTTGCTGCTTCTGCTCTTGCAGCCTGGCG AGTACTCCAGAGCAGCCGCGGACGAGTCGGAGCTGACCGGGATTCTGGGAGGATCGGTCACTTTCCCCCTGAGGATCCCAGCAGCACAGAAATTTAAACACGGGGCCTGGGCAGTAAACACAAGCAGTCTAGCCACCGTCACCGCAGGGAAACCTCCCCATGTCCTGGTGTTTGACCTATCCTACAAGGGACGCCTGCGATTCCATGATGAGAGCTACTCGCTTCAGATCACCAACCTGAGGATGGAGGACATGGGCAGCTACACCGTGGAATTCAGCACAGACAAAGAGCAATTCGCCTACAGGGAATTCACGCTGCGCGTGTCCA agGGACAACTGCCACCCACCATCACCTGTGACTCAGTGGCCTGTGAGGAGGACTCCTGTAGCTACACCCTGTGCTGCGCCGTCAGGGACGGAAGGGAGAACGTGACCTACACCTGGAGTAACGCACCCAGCAGCGTTCTGTCCACGGACTCCACCGTGCACATCCCTCAGCGGCACCAGGCTGCCCACAAGGACGTCACCTGCACGGCCCGTCTCCCCGACGGGAACAGCTCCAGGACCATCTCCCCGAAGGACTTCTGCGCAG agcAAGTGCCAGCAACAACGATCGTCTGTGACGCGGTGACTTGTGCCAATGGAACCTGTAACTACACCCTGCGCTGCGTGGCCGGGGAGAGAGGGGGACGCGTGGCCTACAGCTGGACTCGGAAGGCCAGCGGCGCGGTCGTATCCACCGGACCCATTCTGCTCGTCTCTCTGAGACCTTTCGAGGCTCTCCCGGCCGTCGCCTGCACGGCCCGGCACCCCGCAAGTAACAGCTCCAGAATGGTCTCCCCAAAGGACCTGTGTGCAG CTACCCCGCCAGACCAGTCCCTGGCCTCATCGCCGTCCTACTGCCTCATCATCCTGCTGCTGGCGCTGGGAGCCCTGAGCGCCGGGGCCATCGCGTAG